Proteins from one Paraburkholderia sp. BL10I2N1 genomic window:
- a CDS encoding IscS subfamily cysteine desulfurase: protein MNNDIPHLPIYMDYSATTPVDPRVVDKMIPYLREQFGNPASRSHSYGWEAERAVEEARENVAALVNADPREIIWTSGATESDNLAIKGVAHFYKSKGKHIITVKTEHKAVLDTCRELEREGFEVTYLDVKDDGLIDLDVFKDALRPDTILVSVMSVNNEIGVIQDIETIGEICREKGIIFHVDAAQATGKIEIDLQTLKVDLMSLSAHKTYGPKGIGALYVRRKPRVRIEAQMHGGGHERGMRSGTLATHQIVGMGEAFRIAREEMATENERVRMLRDRLLRGLSEIEETYVNGDMEKRVPHNLNISFNFVEGESLIMAVKDVAVSSGSACTSASLEPSYVLRALGRNDELAHSSIRFTVGRFTTEQDVDYVINLLKSKIAKLRDLSPLWEMHQDGIDISTIKWAAH, encoded by the coding sequence ATGAATAACGATATTCCCCACCTGCCCATTTACATGGACTACAGCGCAACGACCCCGGTCGATCCGCGCGTGGTGGACAAGATGATTCCGTATCTGCGCGAGCAGTTCGGCAATCCGGCGTCGCGTAGCCACTCGTATGGCTGGGAGGCGGAACGTGCGGTCGAGGAAGCGCGCGAGAACGTCGCGGCGCTCGTGAATGCCGACCCACGCGAAATCATCTGGACGTCAGGTGCCACCGAATCGGACAACCTGGCGATCAAGGGTGTCGCACACTTCTACAAGAGCAAAGGCAAGCACATCATCACGGTGAAGACCGAGCATAAGGCTGTGCTCGATACCTGCCGCGAGCTCGAGCGCGAAGGCTTTGAAGTCACCTACCTCGACGTGAAGGACGACGGCCTGATCGACCTCGACGTGTTCAAGGATGCGCTGCGCCCGGACACGATTCTGGTGTCGGTGATGTCGGTCAACAATGAGATCGGTGTGATTCAGGACATCGAGACGATCGGTGAAATCTGCCGCGAAAAGGGCATCATTTTTCACGTCGATGCCGCTCAGGCCACCGGCAAGATCGAGATCGACCTGCAAACGCTGAAGGTCGATCTGATGTCGCTCTCGGCGCACAAGACGTACGGTCCGAAGGGCATCGGCGCGCTGTATGTCCGCCGCAAGCCGCGCGTGCGTATCGAAGCGCAGATGCACGGCGGCGGTCACGAGCGCGGCATGCGCTCGGGCACGCTGGCGACGCATCAGATCGTCGGCATGGGCGAAGCGTTCCGCATCGCGCGCGAAGAAATGGCGACGGAAAACGAGCGCGTCCGCATGTTGCGCGACCGTCTGCTGCGCGGCCTCTCGGAAATCGAAGAAACGTATGTGAACGGCGACATGGAAAAGCGTGTCCCGCACAACCTGAACATCAGCTTCAACTTCGTCGAAGGCGAGTCGCTGATCATGGCAGTCAAGGACGTCGCGGTGTCGTCGGGTTCGGCGTGCACGTCGGCTTCGCTGGAGCCGTCGTATGTGTTGCGCGCGCTCGGCCGCAACGACGAACTGGCGCACAGTTCGATCCGCTTCACGGTCGGCCGTTTCACGACGGAACAGGACGTCGACTACGTGATCAACCTGTTGAAGAGCAAGATTGCCAAGCTGCGCGACCTGTCGCCGCTGTGGGAAATGCATCAGGACGGTATCGATATTTCGACCATCAAGTGGGCTGCGCACTGA
- the iscR gene encoding Fe-S cluster assembly transcriptional regulator IscR: MRLTTKGRFAVTAMIDLALRQEQGPVTLAGISQRQHISLSYLEQLFGKLRRHEIVESVRGPGGGYNLARRAENVTVADIIIAVDEPLDATQCGGKGTCEGTKQHDGHCMTHELWSTLNQKMVEYLDSVSLKDLVDQQRSREGAPAVLRDRRSEAPAVEPARVTPKGPNSVFNLAG; encoded by the coding sequence ATGAGACTCACCACGAAAGGCCGTTTCGCCGTCACGGCGATGATTGACCTGGCGCTGCGCCAGGAGCAGGGCCCGGTGACGCTTGCGGGTATCAGCCAGCGCCAGCACATTTCCCTGTCCTACCTCGAGCAGCTGTTTGGCAAGCTGCGGCGTCATGAGATCGTCGAGTCCGTGCGCGGGCCGGGCGGCGGCTACAATCTTGCCCGCCGTGCCGAGAACGTCACCGTGGCGGACATCATCATCGCCGTCGATGAGCCGCTCGATGCGACCCAGTGCGGCGGCAAGGGCACCTGCGAAGGCACGAAACAGCACGACGGTCACTGCATGACGCACGAACTGTGGTCGACCCTGAACCAGAAGATGGTCGAGTACCTCGATTCGGTCTCGCTGAAAGATCTCGTCGACCAGCAGCGCTCGCGCGAAGGCGCGCCGGCGGTGCTACGCGACCGGCGCAGCGAGGCCCCCGCGGTCGAACCCGCGCGTGTCACGCCGAAGGGACCCAATTCCGTTTTCAACCTGGCCGGCTAA
- the iscU gene encoding Fe-S cluster assembly scaffold IscU, which produces MSYSNKVLDHYENPRNVGSFAKDDDAVGTGMVGAPACGDVMKLQIRVGADGIIEDAKFKTYGCGSAIASSSLVTEWVKGKTLDQAMSIKNTQIAEELALPPVKIHCSILAEDAIKAAVADYKQRHGGEAVEEGEKQQAA; this is translated from the coding sequence ATGTCTTATAGCAACAAGGTTCTGGACCACTACGAAAACCCGCGCAACGTTGGTTCCTTCGCGAAGGACGACGATGCAGTCGGCACCGGCATGGTCGGCGCACCGGCATGCGGCGACGTGATGAAGTTGCAGATCCGCGTGGGTGCTGATGGCATTATCGAAGACGCGAAGTTCAAGACGTACGGCTGCGGTTCGGCGATCGCATCGAGCTCGCTTGTCACCGAATGGGTGAAGGGCAAGACGTTGGACCAGGCAATGTCGATCAAGAATACGCAGATCGCAGAAGAACTCGCGCTGCCGCCGGTGAAAATCCACTGCTCGATCCTCGCGGAAGATGCGATCAAGGCAGCGGTCGCCGATTACAAGCAGCGTCACGGCGGCGAAGCCGTCGAAGAAGGCGAGAAGCAGCAGGCCGCCTGA
- the hscB gene encoding Fe-S protein assembly co-chaperone HscB, producing MASLTDSHFDLFNLPAQFTIDAHALDDAYRTVQAQVHPDRFAAAGDAQKRIAMQWATRTNEAYQTLRDPLKRATYLLSLRGIDVGAHNNTAMEPAFLMQQMEWREGIEDAAAAKNVDALDALLNELRDEERVRLAKLGALLDSGANQAAGEAVRQMMFIERVASEIGAQIEKLEN from the coding sequence ATGGCCTCGCTGACCGACAGTCACTTCGACCTGTTCAACCTGCCGGCGCAATTCACGATCGACGCACACGCGCTCGACGACGCTTACCGCACCGTTCAGGCCCAGGTTCACCCCGACCGCTTTGCCGCAGCCGGCGATGCGCAAAAGCGCATCGCGATGCAGTGGGCGACCCGCACGAACGAGGCGTATCAGACATTGCGCGATCCACTCAAGCGTGCCACCTACCTGCTGTCGCTGCGCGGCATCGACGTCGGCGCGCATAACAATACGGCGATGGAGCCGGCGTTCCTCATGCAGCAGATGGAATGGCGCGAAGGCATCGAAGACGCCGCTGCGGCGAAGAATGTCGACGCCCTCGATGCGCTCCTCAATGAACTGCGCGACGAGGAGCGTGTGCGCCTGGCGAAGCTCGGCGCGCTGCTCGACAGCGGCGCGAACCAGGCGGCCGGTGAAGCGGTGCGGCAAATGATGTTCATCGAGCGGGTGGCGTCGGAAATCGGCGCGCAGATCGAAAAGCTCGAGAACTAG
- the iscA gene encoding iron-sulfur cluster assembly protein IscA yields MAITLTEKAAQHVQKYLTRRGKGVGLRVGVRTTGCSGLAYKLEYVDELAPEDQVFDCNGVKLIVDPKSLAYIDGTELDFAREGLNEGFKFNNPNVKDECGCGESFRV; encoded by the coding sequence ATGGCAATTACGTTGACCGAAAAGGCAGCACAGCACGTTCAGAAGTATCTGACGCGACGCGGCAAGGGTGTCGGGTTGCGGGTCGGTGTGCGCACTACCGGATGCTCGGGTCTCGCCTACAAGCTGGAGTATGTGGACGAACTCGCGCCGGAAGACCAGGTATTCGACTGCAACGGCGTGAAGCTCATTGTCGATCCGAAGAGTCTCGCCTATATCGACGGCACTGAACTCGACTTCGCACGCGAGGGGTTGAACGAAGGTTTCAAGTTCAACAACCCGAACGTGAAGGACGAGTGCGGTTGCGGCGAATCGTTCCGCGTGTGA